In a genomic window of Pontibacter liquoris:
- the nuoM gene encoding NADH-quinone oxidoreductase subunit M has protein sequence MILAWMLVILMAGGLLAWLAQRWHTALPRWIALAAVAADFILALSLWAQTPELSITTSPWLLRLELPWIPQFGISFSLALDGLSLLMLLLTFFLGLLCVLISWREIQHKVGFFHFNLLWALAGITGVFLTMDLFLFYFFWEVMLIPMYFLIGIWGHANRIYAAFKFFLFTQASGLLMLLAIVGLYFIHGQVTGTFTFSYFELLRTPLTPEVARLLMFGFLAAFLVKLPAVPFHSWLPDAHSEAPTAGSVLLAGLLLKTGAYGLLRFVLPLFPGAAQEFAPWGLLLGVIGILYGAMLAYAQTDLKRLVAYTSVSHMGFVLLGVFAFNTWALQGVVMQMIAHGLSTGALFIIAGFLYERLHTRDIRQMGGLWPEAPKMGVVMLVFVMASLGLPGLGNFIAEFLTLVGVWQANRWLTVFATIGLVLATAYSLRMMQKVFLGPAREAQPILADLNLREMLIAVPLVVLILWLGLFPQPVLDTALPAIRGQLEAYHEPDQKQEPVISQVMPHVALPDSTRFSLKGGIYAPK, from the coding sequence ATGATACTGGCCTGGATGCTTGTGATTTTGATGGCAGGCGGACTGCTGGCCTGGCTGGCGCAAAGATGGCACACTGCCCTCCCCCGCTGGATAGCGTTAGCTGCCGTAGCCGCGGACTTTATACTTGCGCTTTCTCTTTGGGCGCAAACGCCAGAGCTAAGTATAACCACGTCTCCCTGGCTCCTGCGCCTGGAGCTGCCCTGGATCCCGCAGTTCGGCATAAGCTTTAGCCTGGCGCTGGATGGCCTGAGCTTACTGATGCTGCTGCTCACCTTTTTCCTGGGGCTGCTGTGCGTGCTTATTTCTTGGCGCGAGATACAGCACAAGGTCGGCTTCTTTCACTTTAACCTGCTGTGGGCGCTGGCCGGCATCACGGGAGTGTTCCTGACAATGGACCTGTTCCTGTTTTACTTTTTCTGGGAGGTAATGCTGATCCCGATGTATTTCCTGATCGGTATCTGGGGCCATGCCAACCGCATCTACGCCGCTTTTAAGTTCTTCCTCTTCACGCAGGCCAGTGGCCTGCTGATGCTGCTAGCCATAGTGGGCTTATACTTTATACATGGCCAGGTTACCGGCACCTTTACCTTTAGTTACTTTGAACTGCTGCGCACACCGCTCACGCCGGAAGTGGCGCGCCTGCTCATGTTCGGCTTTTTGGCGGCGTTCCTGGTAAAGCTACCGGCGGTGCCGTTCCACTCCTGGCTCCCCGATGCGCACTCCGAAGCGCCTACAGCAGGCAGCGTGCTCCTGGCGGGTTTGCTCCTGAAAACCGGCGCATACGGTTTGCTGCGTTTTGTGCTACCGCTTTTCCCCGGAGCAGCGCAGGAATTTGCACCCTGGGGCCTGCTGCTGGGGGTGATCGGTATTCTGTACGGCGCCATGCTGGCTTATGCGCAAACAGACCTCAAGCGGCTGGTAGCCTATACAAGCGTGAGTCACATGGGCTTTGTGCTGCTGGGCGTGTTTGCCTTTAATACCTGGGCGCTGCAGGGAGTGGTGATGCAGATGATCGCCCACGGCCTGAGCACCGGCGCCCTGTTCATCATCGCCGGTTTCCTGTACGAGCGCCTGCATACTCGCGATATCCGGCAGATGGGCGGTCTGTGGCCCGAGGCGCCAAAAATGGGCGTGGTGATGCTGGTCTTTGTCATGGCCTCGCTGGGCCTGCCGGGGCTTGGTAACTTTATTGCTGAATTCCTCACGCTGGTGGGCGTCTGGCAGGCCAACCGCTGGCTCACTGTTTTTGCCACCATTGGTCTTGTACTGGCCACGGCCTACTCGCTGCGCATGATGCAGAAGGTATTTCTGGGACCCGCCCGCGAGGCACAGCCCATACTGGCAGACCTGAACCTGCGCGAAATGCTGATCGCTGTGCCCCTGGTGGTGCTTATACTATGGCTGGGCCTGTTTCCGCAACCTGTATTAGATACGGCGCTGCCAGCTATTAGAG
- the nuoL gene encoding NADH-quinone oxidoreductase subunit L has protein sequence MENLLWLIPALPFAGALLLVLFGSRLSRPLVAAIGVGSVGLSALLTLLLGLQFLSERPAFYHQQVWQWFEVAGFNPSVAFHLDALAMVFIFVITFVGSLIHLYATAYMADDADFSRFFACMNLFVGSMLVLVLADNLLLLYLGWEGVGLCSYLLIGFWYKNPANGYAARKAFLITRVGDTALAIGLFLLFQLFGTLHIQSIASEAMQVWDKGAPMAVLVAFLLLGGAVGKSGQLPLQTWLPDAMAGPTPVSALIHAATMVTAGVYLIARMHVIFALAPAAQLAVSVIGAATLLLAGFSALTQYDLKRVLAYSTISQIGYMFLALGVGAWSAGIFHFMIHAFFKALLFLCAGAIILALHHEQDMRKMGGLREKMPVVFWTFLIGAASLAAVPLVTAGFYSKDQILWLQLAGENGNIGLYLAGLLGALITSIYTFRMVFMTFFGTGKTHLEHPPGKVITVPLIILAILSVVGGFIELPHNFGHLTLFSDLLAPVLPAVAINESMAASEWLFQLLAAVVSLSGIFVAYLFYIAKPALLTSIERSGAAMALHRFWHAGWGFDKLYDTLLVRPYVYLANLNKRDVIDAFYSFLTDLAEALHIMLAQTQNGVLRNYIMGVVVGAVAILTLSLLL, from the coding sequence ATGGAAAACTTACTCTGGCTCATACCCGCCCTGCCTTTTGCCGGCGCCCTGCTGCTGGTCCTCTTTGGCTCCCGTTTATCCCGCCCGCTGGTAGCTGCCATCGGGGTGGGCAGCGTAGGCCTTTCTGCCCTGCTCACGCTGCTGCTGGGCCTGCAGTTTCTTTCGGAGCGGCCGGCTTTTTATCACCAGCAGGTATGGCAATGGTTTGAGGTAGCCGGTTTCAACCCCTCCGTGGCTTTTCACCTGGATGCGCTTGCGATGGTGTTCATCTTTGTGATCACTTTTGTGGGCTCTCTCATCCACCTCTACGCCACAGCCTACATGGCCGATGATGCGGACTTCTCCCGCTTTTTTGCCTGCATGAATCTGTTTGTGGGATCGATGCTGGTGCTGGTACTAGCCGACAACCTGCTGCTTTTATACTTAGGCTGGGAGGGCGTGGGCTTGTGCAGCTACCTGCTCATCGGCTTCTGGTATAAAAACCCGGCAAACGGCTATGCCGCCCGCAAAGCCTTCCTCATTACCCGCGTAGGCGATACAGCGCTGGCCATCGGGCTGTTCCTGCTCTTCCAGCTGTTTGGCACGCTGCACATCCAGAGCATTGCATCGGAAGCAATGCAGGTATGGGACAAAGGAGCGCCGATGGCGGTGTTGGTGGCCTTTCTGCTGCTGGGTGGCGCTGTGGGCAAGTCGGGCCAGCTGCCGCTGCAAACGTGGCTGCCGGATGCCATGGCCGGTCCGACGCCGGTTTCGGCCCTCATCCATGCAGCCACCATGGTTACGGCCGGCGTGTACCTGATCGCCCGCATGCACGTTATTTTTGCACTGGCCCCGGCTGCGCAACTGGCTGTGAGTGTGATCGGGGCGGCAACCCTGCTGCTGGCCGGCTTCTCAGCCCTGACCCAATACGACCTGAAACGCGTGCTCGCCTACTCCACCATCAGCCAGATCGGGTATATGTTTCTGGCGCTGGGCGTAGGAGCCTGGTCAGCGGGCATCTTCCATTTCATGATCCATGCCTTTTTTAAAGCGCTGCTTTTCCTCTGCGCCGGGGCCATCATTCTTGCCCTGCACCACGAGCAGGACATGCGCAAAATGGGCGGCCTGCGCGAAAAAATGCCGGTCGTGTTCTGGACCTTTTTAATTGGCGCTGCCTCGCTGGCAGCAGTGCCCCTGGTAACAGCCGGCTTCTACAGCAAAGACCAGATCCTGTGGCTGCAACTGGCCGGCGAGAACGGAAACATTGGGCTATACTTAGCGGGCTTGCTGGGGGCCTTAATCACCTCCATTTATACCTTCCGGATGGTGTTCATGACCTTTTTCGGAACGGGCAAAACGCACCTGGAGCACCCGCCCGGCAAGGTCATTACCGTTCCCTTGATCATCCTGGCGATCCTTTCAGTCGTGGGCGGTTTTATCGAGCTGCCCCACAATTTCGGGCATCTGACGCTGTTCTCCGATCTGCTGGCGCCGGTGCTGCCTGCCGTGGCGATAAACGAAAGTATGGCCGCGTCGGAATGGCTCTTCCAGCTGCTGGCGGCCGTGGTTTCGCTTAGCGGTATTTTTGTAGCGTACCTGTTCTACATTGCCAAACCCGCCCTGCTCACAAGTATAGAGCGCTCCGGCGCGGCCATGGCGCTCCACCGCTTCTGGCATGCCGGCTGGGGCTTTGATAAACTCTACGATACCCTGCTGGTGCGTCCGTACGTGTACCTGGCCAACCTCAACAAACGCGATGTGATTGATGCCTTTTACAGTTTCCTCACCGACCTGGCCGAGGCGCTCCACATCATGCTGGCCCAGACCCAGAACGGCGTGCTGCGCAACTACATCATGGGCGTTGTGGTGGGCGCTGTGGCTATTTTAACCTTAAGCTTACTCCTATGA
- the nuoK gene encoding NADH-quinone oxidoreductase subunit NuoK — protein MEAGLLLAGILFMLGLISVLIRRNIIFMLLSVEIMLNAAGLAFIVAGTRSAQPDGQVMFIFILTMAAAEVSVGLALILQLYHRLKTLDSDAANKMRG, from the coding sequence ATGGAAGCCGGATTGCTGCTGGCAGGCATCCTGTTTATGCTCGGGCTGATTAGTGTGCTTATCCGGCGTAACATCATCTTCATGCTCCTGTCGGTAGAGATCATGCTGAATGCCGCCGGGCTGGCCTTTATTGTGGCAGGCACGCGCTCGGCGCAACCCGACGGGCAGGTGATGTTCATCTTTATACTGACCATGGCCGCCGCCGAAGTATCGGTGGGCCTGGCGCTGATCCTGCAGCTTTACCATCGCCTGAAAACCCTGGACAGCGATGCCGCAAACAAGATGAGAGGATAA
- the nuoJ gene encoding NADH-quinone oxidoreductase subunit J: MELTFYIAAAVAILATIMVITRYNMVHALLYLVVSFLAVSVVFFTLGAPFMAALEIIIYAGAIVVLIIFVIMMLHLNEEAERQEAAWLKPSVWVGPALLCLVLLAELAYIVLAVGTPAVAPQAVDARQVGLALFGPYVLGVELSGMLLMAGIVGAYHLGRQQKKVVHRFLERSAAA; encoded by the coding sequence ATGGAACTAACATTTTACATCGCCGCGGCCGTGGCCATACTTGCCACCATCATGGTCATCACACGCTACAACATGGTGCATGCGCTGCTTTACCTGGTGGTGTCGTTTCTGGCTGTATCGGTGGTCTTCTTCACGCTGGGCGCTCCGTTTATGGCTGCCCTGGAGATCATCATTTACGCCGGCGCCATCGTGGTGCTCATCATTTTCGTGATCATGATGCTGCACCTCAACGAGGAAGCCGAGCGGCAGGAAGCAGCCTGGCTCAAACCCTCGGTGTGGGTGGGGCCGGCCCTGCTGTGCCTGGTGCTGTTGGCCGAGCTGGCTTATATCGTACTGGCGGTGGGCACGCCGGCCGTTGCGCCGCAGGCCGTGGATGCGCGGCAGGTGGGGCTGGCGCTGTTCGGCCCCTATGTGTTGGGCGTGGAACTGAGCGGCATGTTGCTGATGGCCGGTATTGTGGGCGCCTACCACCTGGGCCGGCAGCAGAAAAAAGTGGTACACCGCTTTCTAGAAAGGAGCGCAGCCGCATGA
- the nuoI gene encoding NADH-quinone oxidoreductase subunit NuoI, whose product MFSLIRSMWLTFLHAFHKRDTIQYPEQKAILPTRWRGRIVLTRDPDMGERCVACNLCAAACPVDCIALQATEDETGRRYPAFFRINFSRCIFCGFCEEACPTYAIQLIPDFEMGEYDRQNLVFEKKDLLINGQGKYHGYNYYKVAGMAIGGKGKGEAENEAPPVNIKSLIP is encoded by the coding sequence ATGTTTAGTTTAATCCGCAGCATGTGGCTCACGTTTTTGCACGCCTTCCACAAGCGCGACACCATCCAGTACCCCGAGCAGAAGGCCATCCTGCCGACACGGTGGCGCGGCCGCATTGTGCTGACGCGCGACCCCGACATGGGCGAACGCTGCGTGGCCTGCAACCTGTGCGCCGCCGCCTGCCCCGTAGACTGCATTGCGCTACAGGCTACTGAAGACGAGACAGGCCGCCGCTACCCCGCCTTTTTCCGCATCAACTTCTCACGCTGCATTTTCTGCGGTTTCTGCGAAGAGGCCTGCCCCACTTATGCCATCCAGCTCATCCCGGATTTTGAAATGGGCGAGTATGACCGCCAGAACCTGGTGTTCGAGAAAAAGGACCTGCTCATAAACGGCCAGGGCAAATACCACGGCTACAACTACTATAAGGTAGCAGGTATGGCCATTGGTGGCAAAGGAAAAGGCGAAGCCGAGAACGAAGCGCCCCCGGTAAACATCAAAAGTTTAATCCCCTAA
- the nuoH gene encoding NADH-quinone oxidoreductase subunit NuoH: protein MEAATPNYFLIIGGVLFVMLNVAAGLIWVERRMLALWQDRYGPNRAGPFGLFIVLADTIKLFFKEDWTPPFADKPVFILAPAIVVVSVLMSFVIIPFAPGIVVADLNIGVLFFLAMSSMGAYSIILGGWASNNKYSLLGAMRGAAQMISYEVFMGLALMGVVLLSGSFNLHEIVEAQRGIWYFIPQFVGFLIFLIAGIAETHRLPFDIPEAESELVAGFHSEYSGMKFGMFFIGEYMGITLISCLVVALYFGGWLGPDFLPPVAWFAIKTAIFICFFILLRASMPRPRYDQLMEFGWKILLPLTLVNLLVTAGVVLWMER from the coding sequence ATGGAAGCAGCAACCCCAAACTACTTTCTGATCATCGGCGGTGTACTGTTCGTGATGCTGAACGTAGCCGCCGGCCTTATCTGGGTGGAGCGCCGCATGTTGGCCCTTTGGCAGGATCGTTACGGACCAAACCGGGCGGGCCCGTTCGGGCTGTTCATCGTGCTGGCCGACACCATCAAGCTCTTCTTTAAAGAAGACTGGACGCCGCCTTTTGCCGATAAGCCCGTGTTTATACTTGCCCCGGCCATCGTGGTGGTTTCGGTGCTGATGAGCTTTGTGATCATTCCGTTTGCCCCGGGCATCGTGGTGGCAGACCTCAACATTGGGGTACTGTTTTTCCTGGCCATGTCGTCAATGGGCGCTTACAGCATCATCCTGGGCGGTTGGGCCTCCAACAACAAGTATAGCCTACTGGGAGCTATGCGCGGTGCGGCGCAGATGATCTCTTACGAGGTTTTTATGGGCCTGGCGCTGATGGGTGTGGTGCTGCTGAGTGGCTCGTTTAACCTGCACGAGATTGTGGAGGCGCAGCGCGGCATCTGGTACTTCATTCCGCAGTTCGTGGGTTTTCTCATTTTCCTGATTGCGGGTATTGCCGAAACACACCGCCTGCCTTTTGACATTCCGGAAGCGGAAAGCGAGCTGGTGGCTGGTTTCCACTCCGAATATTCGGGTATGAAGTTCGGCATGTTCTTCATCGGCGAGTACATGGGCATCACGCTCATCTCCTGCCTGGTAGTGGCCTTATACTTTGGTGGGTGGCTGGGACCCGATTTCCTGCCGCCGGTCGCCTGGTTTGCCATTAAAACGGCCATTTTCATTTGCTTCTTTATTCTGCTGCGCGCCTCCATGCCCCGCCCCCGGTACGACCAGCTAATGGAATTTGGCTGGAAGATCCTGCTCCCGCTGACACTGGTAAACCTGCTGGTGACAGCTGGCGTGGTGCTGTGGATGGAAAGGTGA
- the nuoG gene encoding NADH-quinone oxidoreductase subunit NuoG, protein MATIYIENKPYDVPAGKNLLETCLTLGFDLPYFCWHPAMGSVGACRQCAVKVFKDENDTKGKLTMSCMEPVRDNLRLSIADMEAKEFRAHIIGWLMTNHPHDCAVCDEGGACHLQDMTVMTGHNYRAYRFDKRTYINQYLGPFLNHEMNRCIQCYRCVRYYKDYAGGKDLDVFAAHNHLYFGRAEDGVLESEFSGNLAEVCPTGVFTDKTLKQHYTRKWDLTMAPSVCHHCSLGCNTTAGERYGTLRNITNRYNGEVNGYFLCDRGRFGYEFVNSAGRIRKPLVRSQLPEATDKYTALQAAALAVKAGRVIGIGSPRASLESNFVLRTLVGEDNFYDGVSEADHDLTCLALQLLRETVAHIYSLKEVEKADAVFILGEDLTNTAPMLALAVRQAVRQQPLQDTVADAKLPQWQDAAVRELVQSEKGPFFSATISHTKLDELATQTYFAPPDAIARLGFAVAHELSDASPAVPHLGDEELALAQQIAGALRSAKNPLIISGTSAGSERVMKAAANIANALVASGKAAGLVLTVPECNSLGLALLNGHKMTSAVEAIVNGYSNTAIVLENDLYRRGAAAEVTAFLDNCRQLIVLDHLHQATTEKAHVLFPAGTFAEADGILVNNEGRAQRFYQVYPTGEDIQESWRWLAEIGTIIANEQISSWHGYDDIVKAMATEIPELQGIDSLAPATDFRIAGQKIPREPHRFSGRTAMNANRNVSEPKPQQDPDSPLTYTMEGYRGQPPSDLIPFFWAPGWNSIQSTNKYQQEVGGHLRGGDPGLRLLAHAPAANVPFSTAVPQAFQPMAGHLYAVPLYHIFGSEELSSQSPSIMERIPAPYVALNPADAERMKLEEGQLLSFSIEGQRYQLPVKINLTIPGGTAGIPQGLPGIPFAELPAWAILNKDIKWKQQPQTTF, encoded by the coding sequence ATGGCAACCATCTATATAGAGAATAAACCCTACGACGTACCGGCAGGCAAGAACCTGCTCGAAACCTGCCTCACCCTCGGCTTTGATCTGCCCTATTTCTGCTGGCACCCGGCTATGGGCTCGGTCGGTGCCTGCCGCCAGTGTGCCGTAAAGGTGTTTAAGGATGAAAACGACACCAAAGGCAAGCTGACGATGTCGTGCATGGAGCCGGTGCGTGACAACCTACGCCTGTCTATCGCTGACATGGAAGCCAAAGAGTTTCGGGCTCACATCATCGGCTGGCTGATGACGAATCACCCCCACGACTGTGCTGTGTGTGATGAAGGCGGCGCCTGCCACCTGCAGGACATGACGGTGATGACGGGACACAATTACCGCGCCTACCGTTTCGACAAGCGCACCTACATCAACCAGTATCTGGGCCCGTTCCTGAACCACGAAATGAACCGCTGCATCCAGTGCTACCGCTGCGTGCGCTACTATAAAGACTATGCCGGCGGCAAAGACCTCGACGTGTTTGCCGCACACAACCATTTATACTTTGGCCGCGCCGAAGACGGCGTGCTGGAAAGCGAGTTCAGCGGCAACCTGGCCGAAGTATGCCCCACCGGCGTGTTCACTGACAAGACACTCAAACAGCACTATACCCGTAAATGGGACTTGACCATGGCGCCCTCGGTATGCCACCACTGCAGCCTTGGCTGCAACACCACCGCGGGCGAGCGGTATGGCACCCTGCGCAACATCACCAACCGCTACAACGGCGAGGTGAATGGCTACTTTCTCTGCGACCGCGGCCGTTTTGGGTATGAGTTTGTGAACAGCGCCGGCCGCATCCGAAAGCCGCTGGTGCGCAGTCAGCTGCCCGAAGCCACCGACAAGTATACAGCCCTGCAGGCCGCCGCACTGGCTGTAAAAGCCGGAAGAGTGATCGGCATCGGTTCGCCGCGGGCTTCGCTTGAATCAAACTTTGTGCTCCGTACACTGGTAGGGGAAGACAACTTTTATGATGGCGTATCGGAAGCCGACCATGACCTGACTTGCCTGGCACTGCAGCTTCTGCGCGAAACGGTAGCACACATCTATTCTTTAAAAGAGGTGGAAAAAGCCGATGCCGTATTTATACTTGGCGAAGACCTTACCAACACCGCGCCCATGCTGGCGCTGGCCGTGCGGCAAGCCGTTAGGCAGCAGCCCCTGCAGGATACTGTGGCCGATGCAAAGCTGCCGCAGTGGCAGGATGCCGCGGTACGGGAGCTGGTGCAATCCGAAAAAGGCCCATTTTTCAGCGCCACTATCAGCCATACCAAACTCGATGAACTGGCCACCCAAACCTATTTTGCCCCGCCCGATGCGATCGCTCGCCTGGGCTTTGCCGTAGCGCACGAGCTTTCTGACGCCTCACCGGCCGTTCCGCATTTAGGGGATGAAGAGCTGGCCCTGGCGCAACAGATTGCGGGAGCCCTGCGATCCGCTAAAAACCCACTCATCATTTCCGGCACCTCTGCTGGCAGCGAGCGCGTAATGAAAGCGGCTGCCAATATTGCCAATGCGTTAGTAGCCAGCGGCAAAGCAGCCGGCCTTGTGCTCACCGTACCGGAGTGCAACAGCCTGGGCCTGGCGCTGCTGAACGGCCATAAAATGACATCTGCGGTGGAAGCGATTGTAAACGGCTATTCCAATACGGCTATCGTGCTGGAAAATGACCTATACCGAAGAGGCGCCGCCGCAGAGGTAACAGCGTTTCTGGACAACTGCCGCCAACTGATCGTGCTGGACCACCTGCACCAGGCTACCACCGAAAAAGCACATGTGCTGTTTCCGGCCGGCACTTTTGCCGAAGCCGATGGCATTCTGGTGAACAACGAAGGGCGGGCGCAACGCTTTTACCAGGTATACCCTACCGGCGAGGACATCCAGGAAAGCTGGCGCTGGCTGGCAGAGATCGGCACCATCATCGCCAACGAGCAGATCAGTAGCTGGCACGGGTATGATGACATTGTGAAGGCTATGGCCACTGAGATACCGGAACTCCAGGGCATTGATTCCCTTGCACCAGCTACCGATTTCCGCATTGCAGGCCAGAAAATTCCGCGGGAGCCCCACCGTTTCAGCGGCCGCACGGCGATGAATGCCAACCGGAACGTAAGCGAGCCAAAACCACAGCAGGACCCCGACTCGCCGCTAACCTATACCATGGAAGGCTACCGCGGGCAGCCCCCCTCTGACCTGATCCCGTTTTTCTGGGCGCCCGGCTGGAACTCCATACAGTCCACCAACAAGTACCAGCAGGAAGTGGGCGGCCACCTCCGCGGCGGCGACCCGGGCCTCCGTTTGCTGGCGCACGCCCCGGCGGCTAACGTGCCGTTTTCGACTGCTGTGCCGCAGGCGTTTCAACCCATGGCCGGCCACCTGTATGCCGTGCCGCTCTACCATATCTTTGGTTCCGAGGAATTAAGCAGCCAGTCCCCTTCCATCATGGAGCGGATTCCGGCGCCGTATGTGGCCCTGAACCCGGCAGATGCGGAGCGAATGAAGCTGGAAGAAGGCCAGTTGCTGAGCTTTTCCATCGAAGGCCAGCGCTACCAGTTACCCGTGAAAATTAATCTGACCATACCGGGTGGCACTGCCGGCATCCCGCAGGGTTTGCCGGGAATACCATTTGCCGAATTACCCGCCTGGGCCATACTTAACAAAGACATAAAATGGAAGCAGCAACCCCAAACTACTTTCTGA
- the nuoF gene encoding NADH-quinone oxidoreductase subunit NuoF: protein MEKPLTQHIVPGRQPLSLKEYEQVGGYQSVRKVFKEMTPAEVQTLVKDSNLRGRGGAGFNTGLKWSFVPMGPDAATPKYLVANADEMEPGTFKDRLLLEGNPHQLIEGMIVAAYAIQASISYVFLRWAYKLAAQEITKAIHEAYEAGYLGKNILGSGFDLEMHLHTGVGRYMCGEETALLNALEGKRANPRAKPPFPQVSGLFGKPTIVNNVETLCNLPHIVNKGAEWFKKLGLTEDAGTKLYGVSGRVKTPGCWELPMGITIRELLEDYAGGMQDGYLFKGLLPGGASTDFLVAEHLDLPMDYGAIQAAGSRLGTGTMIILDDQTCPVGFVHNLQHFFAQESCGFCTPCREGLPWVEKILLAIDKGEGKPEHLLTLDFHTKYLGPGNTFCALAPGAMEPLQSALKYFREDFERHIHEHHCPWSKAWQPSI, encoded by the coding sequence ATGGAGAAGCCCCTTACCCAACACATTGTACCGGGCCGCCAGCCCCTCAGCTTAAAAGAGTATGAGCAGGTGGGCGGCTACCAGTCGGTGCGTAAGGTATTCAAAGAAATGACGCCTGCCGAGGTGCAGACGCTGGTGAAAGACTCGAACCTGCGCGGCCGTGGTGGTGCGGGCTTCAACACGGGCCTAAAATGGAGCTTTGTGCCCATGGGGCCGGACGCAGCCACACCAAAATACCTGGTCGCGAACGCCGACGAAATGGAGCCCGGCACCTTTAAAGACCGCCTGCTGCTGGAGGGCAATCCTCATCAGCTCATCGAAGGGATGATCGTGGCGGCGTATGCCATTCAGGCAAGTATAAGCTACGTGTTTCTGCGCTGGGCTTACAAACTGGCCGCTCAGGAAATTACAAAAGCTATACACGAGGCCTACGAAGCAGGCTACCTGGGCAAAAACATACTTGGCTCCGGCTTCGACCTGGAAATGCATTTGCATACCGGCGTGGGCCGCTACATGTGCGGCGAGGAAACGGCCCTGCTCAATGCCCTGGAAGGCAAGCGCGCTAACCCCAGAGCCAAACCGCCCTTCCCGCAAGTCAGCGGGCTTTTTGGCAAGCCCACCATCGTCAACAACGTGGAGACGCTTTGCAACCTACCTCATATTGTGAACAAGGGTGCCGAATGGTTTAAAAAGCTGGGCTTAACCGAAGATGCCGGCACCAAGCTCTACGGTGTAAGCGGCCGCGTGAAAACGCCCGGCTGCTGGGAGCTGCCCATGGGCATTACCATCCGCGAGTTGCTCGAAGATTATGCCGGCGGCATGCAGGACGGTTACCTCTTCAAAGGTTTGCTGCCAGGCGGCGCCTCCACCGACTTCCTGGTTGCTGAACACCTCGACCTGCCCATGGATTATGGCGCCATTCAGGCAGCCGGAAGCCGGCTAGGTACGGGCACGATGATCATCCTGGACGACCAGACCTGCCCGGTAGGCTTTGTGCACAACCTGCAGCACTTCTTTGCGCAGGAGTCTTGCGGTTTCTGCACCCCCTGCCGCGAAGGATTGCCCTGGGTAGAGAAAATACTCCTGGCCATCGACAAAGGCGAGGGCAAACCCGAACACCTGCTCACCCTCGATTTTCATACCAAGTACCTTGGCCCCGGCAACACCTTCTGTGCGCTGGCCCCTGGCGCCATGGAACCCCTGCAGAGCGCTCTGAAATACTTCAGAGAGGATTTTGAACGGCACATTCACGAACACCACTGTCCCTGGAGCAAAGCATGGCAACCATCTATATAG
- the nuoE gene encoding NADH-quinone oxidoreductase subunit NuoE, with amino-acid sequence MLTTEEIQKINHEISQVPSPKNACIEALKIVQQNDGWVSDERLQDVAAYVGMSTAELDSVATFYNLIFRQPVGRHVILLCDSISCYVMGYEDLRDHLYNKLSIQYGQTTADGRFTLLPNCCLGTCDCAPALMIDNDLYRNLTVEQLDEILNKYT; translated from the coding sequence ATGCTGACCACCGAGGAAATACAAAAGATCAACCACGAGATCAGCCAGGTGCCTTCGCCGAAGAACGCCTGCATTGAGGCCCTGAAGATCGTGCAGCAAAACGACGGCTGGGTATCAGATGAGCGCCTGCAGGACGTGGCCGCGTACGTGGGCATGTCTACAGCAGAGCTCGACAGCGTAGCGACGTTTTACAACCTGATCTTCCGGCAACCGGTGGGCCGCCATGTCATACTTCTTTGCGACAGTATCAGTTGCTACGTAATGGGCTACGAAGACCTCCGCGATCACCTATACAACAAACTCAGCATTCAATATGGACAGACCACTGCGGATGGCCGCTTCACCCTGCTCCCCAACTGCTGCCTGGGCACCTGCGACTGTGCTCCTGCCCTTATGATCGACAACGACCTGTACCGTAACCTGACGGTGGAACAACTGGATGAGATCCTGAACAAGTATACCTAA